A window from Thermodesulfatator atlanticus DSM 21156 encodes these proteins:
- a CDS encoding ABC transporter substrate-binding protein, which translates to MKKALFALILLALLPTEAFCVERIVILYAAASPIVKALGVPEAHVVGVTRTDHEFPQAIRVGSHLRPNLELIKALKPDFIICGSKRAFPYEAARRFKARVFRYDPRSLEEILASIERLGHLLGREKEAKALAGKLSEKLRQVRPLPRRPGVVYEVMSVPLKVAGEKSIVSDIIWHAGGRNLVKVPKKHVQISPEKVLSLAPDFYIYQVGPMNRRPTPPKERPYFRALKSVVVKVDEKEFARPGLNAFDAVLELNKVFYEHMKK; encoded by the coding sequence ATGAAAAAAGCCCTGTTTGCCTTGATTTTATTGGCTTTATTACCGACAGAGGCCTTTTGTGTGGAAAGGATTGTGATTCTTTATGCGGCGGCAAGCCCGATTGTTAAGGCTTTAGGAGTGCCTGAGGCGCACGTGGTAGGGGTTACGCGCACGGACCACGAATTCCCACAGGCCATACGAGTTGGCTCACACCTGCGGCCTAACCTTGAGCTCATAAAGGCCCTTAAGCCTGATTTCATTATTTGCGGCTCAAAGCGGGCTTTCCCTTACGAGGCCGCAAGAAGGTTTAAGGCCAGGGTGTTTCGCTATGATCCACGAAGCCTGGAAGAAATTCTGGCCTCTATTGAAAGACTTGGGCATCTCCTTGGCCGCGAAAAAGAGGCTAAGGCCCTGGCAGGCAAGTTAAGCGAAAAACTCCGCCAGGTAAGGCCCCTTCCTCGTCGGCCAGGGGTGGTTTATGAGGTCATGAGTGTGCCGCTGAAAGTAGCCGGTGAAAAGAGCATTGTTTCCGATATCATTTGGCATGCTGGTGGGCGAAACCTCGTCAAAGTCCCCAAAAAACACGTGCAGATCTCTCCAGAAAAGGTCCTAAGCCTTGCCCCTGATTTTTATATCTACCAGGTAGGCCCGATGAACCGCAGACCCACACCGCCCAAAGAAAGGCCTTATTTCAGGGCCTTAAAAAGCGTAGTGGTAAAAGTTGACGAAAAAGAATTTGCCCGTCCAGGGCTTAACGCCTTTGACGCGGTGTTAGAACTTAACAAGGTTTTTTACGAACATATGAAAAAATGA
- a CDS encoding ABC transporter ATP-binding protein, translating into MCLIKLESFETSAGDFRVKVPELCLGAGSLTAILGPNGSGKSTFLTALAGLRSYKGAYFLCGRDFSELNEKERYGLIAYLPQESRLGLPFEVGYVVLTGRFPRLKQGSYRQEDQALVDFWLREFELLPLKKRLFTSLSGGEKQRTLLARAMVRGARVLLLDEPLNGVDLKHQHAILRSIRAYLQKEKALCLMVLHDLAMALKYADYLLLFKEGRLSFKGPVAEIDEKILSQVLEVRVKFFKKQGNVLVSTEV; encoded by the coding sequence ATGTGCTTGATTAAGCTTGAGAGTTTTGAAACCTCAGCCGGAGACTTCAGGGTGAAGGTCCCTGAGCTTTGCCTTGGGGCCGGGAGCCTTACCGCCATTTTGGGGCCAAATGGAAGTGGCAAATCTACCTTTCTTACTGCCCTTGCCGGGCTAAGAAGCTACAAAGGTGCCTATTTTCTCTGCGGCCGTGATTTTAGTGAGCTTAACGAGAAAGAGCGCTACGGGCTCATTGCCTATCTTCCCCAGGAAAGCCGTCTTGGGCTTCCCTTTGAGGTTGGCTACGTGGTGCTTACCGGGCGTTTCCCAAGGCTTAAACAGGGTTCATACCGCCAGGAAGACCAGGCCCTGGTGGATTTCTGGCTAAGGGAATTTGAGCTTTTGCCCCTTAAAAAAAGGCTTTTTACCTCGCTTTCTGGCGGAGAAAAACAGCGCACGCTTCTTGCGCGCGCCATGGTAAGGGGCGCAAGGGTGCTCCTGCTTGATGAGCCTCTAAACGGGGTGGATCTAAAACACCAGCACGCCATCTTGCGTTCGATAAGGGCTTATCTCCAGAAAGAAAAGGCCCTTTGCCTTATGGTGCTCCACGACCTTGCCATGGCCCTTAAATACGCCGATTACCTGTTGCTCTTTAAGGAGGGGAGGCTTTCTTTTAAGGGGCCTGTGGCCGAGATTGACGAAAAAATTCTGTCTCAGGTGTTAGAGGTCAGGGTCAAATTTTTCAAAAAACAGGGTAATGTGCTGGTCTCTACGGAGGTTTGA
- a CDS encoding FecCD family ABC transporter permease — MREGSLFILLMVLLLLSLALGLRFGAVELAWPLKGVARKIFWEVRVPRVLLAALVGVSLSVSGLFFQYVMQNPLADAFTTGAAASSALGAVLALFVGAAALMLPAALLAALLGLLVVFRVASIRGRLLPVSMILAGIVVSTFSSAAISFLKFLSEDAVASIVFWLMGGFQNASWEKVAILEGVVLVSLLLIWPRSLALDLMAFDDETARTSGLNIDRLRKELLFLGALLTAVSVSFAGIIGFVGLIVPHVLRLLGLYQAKKLLVFSCLLGAVFMINTDLLSRVVLAGGEELPVGVFTSLLGGVFFLYLLLKRKRELYVLD; from the coding sequence TTGCGTGAAGGCTCACTTTTTATCCTGCTCATGGTGCTTCTTTTGCTTTCGCTGGCACTTGGTCTGCGTTTTGGGGCAGTTGAGCTTGCCTGGCCCCTTAAAGGGGTGGCCAGGAAAATTTTCTGGGAGGTAAGGGTCCCGAGGGTGCTTCTGGCGGCCCTGGTGGGGGTGTCACTTTCGGTCTCCGGGCTCTTTTTCCAGTACGTCATGCAAAACCCCCTGGCTGATGCCTTTACCACCGGGGCGGCGGCTTCTTCTGCTCTTGGGGCCGTGCTTGCCCTTTTTGTGGGGGCAGCCGCCCTTATGCTCCCAGCAGCCCTTTTGGCCGCCCTCCTCGGGCTTTTGGTGGTGTTTCGGGTGGCCTCTATTCGGGGAAGGCTTCTTCCCGTATCCATGATCTTGGCCGGCATTGTGGTAAGCACCTTTTCCTCGGCTGCCATTAGCTTTCTTAAGTTTTTGAGTGAAGACGCCGTGGCTTCTATCGTGTTTTGGCTTATGGGTGGCTTTCAAAACGCCTCCTGGGAAAAGGTTGCCATCCTAGAGGGCGTGGTCCTGGTGAGCCTTTTGTTAATCTGGCCAAGAAGCCTTGCCCTTGACCTCATGGCCTTTGACGACGAGACCGCCCGCACAAGCGGCCTTAACATAGACCGCCTGCGCAAAGAGCTTTTGTTCCTAGGGGCGCTCCTTACCGCGGTAAGTGTGTCTTTTGCAGGCATTATCGGCTTTGTAGGCCTTATCGTACCCCATGTCTTAAGGCTCCTTGGTCTTTACCAGGCTAAAAAACTCCTTGTCTTTTCCTGTCTTCTGGGAGCGGTTTTCATGATAAATACCGACCTGCTTTCCCGGGTGGTGCTTGCTGGGGGTGAAGAACTACCCGTGGGCGTTTTCACCTCGCTCCTTGGGGGTGTTTTTTTTCTTTACCTGCTTCTTAAGCGCAAAAGGGAGCTTTATGTGCTTGATTAA